From the genome of Oxyura jamaicensis isolate SHBP4307 breed ruddy duck chromosome 2, BPBGC_Ojam_1.0, whole genome shotgun sequence, one region includes:
- the LOC118161719 gene encoding dystonin-like, which yields MGNSVSRPSCLGEKSRRPEELLREPQLQDLELDVGQPPGGSVAEPRMGPLEKPPVPVENGWSPAPAAGWSGAGSPVLKRSLSEVAVQNGSAACVPLRAQGEARGAAWTPPRAGAPRSAWSWKPVTTREVTEVTEVTETIVTEIVEVTEYPAGEKGGEPLVTRTVTVLTEHMGELAASAHSGHADAPEVSLRAVPIPEDVAGTERAQDTLESLLAWVADMEELVSNQKPPSSEVKVAKAQLEEQKLLKRLLEERRPRVEHVLQEQAVLPGTTAAAPEGSSSLSSLGEKWGKLMQEAEARYGRLERILPAAQGFQEAVDSFQEWLGATERQLAQLWRANGCVSRVQEAHQQTQALCEEIRARLAELEGVLESGQRVLQMVTGEEAQLAQEKMESLRMRYLIVGQSSADTMHRLGQTLEASSRVGTAQEDLALWLGRMEKELASWDSQHGGQEPPVSTSDREKFEQILGSELAHLAGLGERLEAVSQVQLDAQALRSQLSDQKLLSAEILHHRGLAERLLGIADPLLRSCPEPLQQHLQPSVQALRERAEQLFVRSGACAVQLEHAQSLLAQFAEAHAELLPWLEETQAVGVQLSPNAISYEAFKEQQALLQCLREAIAEHRPLMGKLQRVSAQLVELSPEQGAPFQQRWQEAEEQYCRVRERVRQAAALLEDALPRYSQLTERMDLLLECLERLQSRLQSQPSVRGDTAHLREQIRENSLALGELEKLGVALETVQAQGAELLASMQAANSDAAARGIQERTSQLLSQWGRLRGCCEEQERRLRELLALADRFWHSLSELALTLSDTQQLVLGLEEAGGEPEAVRTRLRTMQALREEIDSLQGELDTLGILGVELMSSCGDPDKPDVTKSLDDLYSSWHSLNKVWTERYARLEEQLQASVSYQETMQRLFEWLDTAELRIAEEFLVGGDLDMVQQQLAELKEFKRELYQCKVDVESLRHQAGPGGQGQGDPPAPLSDFRQRWDRLEEEIVSRQHQLEAALLGLGQFQHQLEELLQWLSHTSEQLQGPTLLRLDLQSCEIELAKHKVLRNDVMSHARTVQSVNEAGQGLLLSSLGDSVEGLQRSLQQLNQRWDVVQSETESRQLELENNLSQVQDITLEITELLQWLEHVELQLFFSKPAWGHPDTTKEKLAAHLELCKEMESKQETYNAVRDRLQRLLGSCRAARPCSTEHSLRILEQKWESVHAEAQERKERLAEGLTVTTEFHGTMQELLRWVAHAEELLGSPAPPSFILDTVTVQIQEHKALVKEANAHGEKLSSLEAVASRLKDFSRKQDGAVIQNLVLTAKERLGKVLQHTAERGAALEEARKRTKQVPGRGGGGTGPAGSCAALPVARAVARHCAPCTSPLSLLQFSESRRLLLDWMDEAEQALEVPQDTATSQEEIKCQLAEHKAFQRELRSKRPVYEATLRSGRALRERARLPEDLQPLEELLGELKERWDALCSRAAERQHKLEENLLFSGKFTDALQALMDWLYRAEPQLSEDVPVGGDRDLVSDLMDKHKVFQKELGKRASCIKMLKRSVRDLTRGSSSVDSQWLQKQMEELSTRWDLVCKLSVSKQARLEAALRQAKEFHTLVQSFLGRLSESEKTLKYGVFPEEEAAVQECQNQLQELMKSLQCQQLELECITSLGEEILSTCHPDSIITIKSWVTVAKSRFQEVLSWAQQQGERLQAQRASLAAEREEMAQLVDWITAAEEALSLRDQEPLPEEAEQLEELNAQHAVFMEELNRKQPDVEKVTKSCKQKLATELGPPAARRLATRKSPFAPELRPGPLAVPSPLSPLAAGRRSVGKAQGAPAVPLGGLEPQTPLMAQLLHRWQQLWLLALDRQYRLETALQRLRELEEFAHFDFGVWRKRYMQWIGQMKSRVLDVFRGIDRDQDGRISQREFIESVLSSKFPTNVLEMNAVASIFDMNGDGFIDYYEFVSTLHPNRDPLRRTADADQIQDEVNRQVAQCNCAKRFQVEQISANRYRFGESQQLRMVRILRSTLMVRVGGGWIALDEFLVKNDPCRVKGRTNLKINEKYLSPDAFGATAAKCAGNQSAPSSKVLSPSRSNSSLSLYSSASAPSSPLARKSVLRRTRSGDRCPRSRGSLLPDGAELQFTAAEESPDVAPPEPPEGSPPRALQPLPLSSPSHPPCAQHPWPAPLRTLLPGGRPPRGWRMAKLQPCAPRVSGPRVAALRALVLRCGPPSGCPPARAELSVHH from the exons ATGGGGAACTCGGTGAGTCGGCCCAGCTGCCTGGGCGAGAAGAGCCGGCGGCCAGAGGAGCTCCTCCGGGAGCCGCAGCTCCAGGACCTGGAGCTGGACGTGGGGCAGCCGCCCGGCGGGAGCGTCGCGGAGCCCCGGATGGGGCCGCTGGAGAAGCCGCCGGTGCCGGTGGAGAATGGCTGGAGCCCGGCACCTGCGGCTGGCTGGAGCGGGGCAGGCAGCCCTGTGCTGAAGCGCAGCCTCTCGGAGGTGGCGGTGCAGAACGGGAGCGCAGCCTGCGTCCCACTCAGGGCGCAGGGTGAGGCGCGGGGCGCAGCCTGGACGCCCCCCCGGGCCGGCGCCCCTCGGAGCGCCTGGTCCTGGAAGCCCGTCACCACCCGGGAGGTGACAGAAGTGACGGAGGTGACAGAGACCATCGTGACGGAGATCGTGGAGGTGACCGAGTACCCGGCCGGCGAGAAGGGCGGAGAGCCCCTGGTCACCCGGACGGTCACGGTGCTGACGGAGCACATGGGGGAGCTCGCAGCCAGCGCCCACTCCGGACACGCGGATGCCCCAGAG GTGTCCCTGCGGGCTGTCCCCATCCCGGAGGATGTGGCAGGTACGGAGCGAGCCCAGGACACCCTGGAGAGCCTGCTGGCGTGGGTGGCAGACATGGAGGAGCTGGTGAGCAACCAGAAGCCGCCCTCCTCAGAAGTGAAGGTGGCGAAGGcgcagctggaggagcagaag CTCCTGAAGCGGCTGCTGGAGGAGCGGAGGCCCCGTGTGGAGCACGTCCTGCAGGAGCAAGCGGTGCTGCCAGGCACCACGGCAGCAGCACCcgaggggagcagcagcctttCCAGCCTCGGGGAAAAGTGGGGCAAGCTGATGCAGGAGGCTGAAGCCAG GTACGGCCGCCTGGAGCGGATCCTGCCGGCAGCACAGGGCTTCCAGGAAGCCGTGGACTCCTTCCAGGAGTGGCTCGGTGCCACCGAGCGGCagctggcccagctctggcGTGCCAATGGCTGCGTCAGCCGCGTGCAGGAAGCCCACCAGCAAACCCAG GCCCTCTGCGAGGAGATCCGCGCCCGGCTGGCGGAGCTGGAAGGAGTCCTGGAGAGCGGGCAGCGGGTCCTGCAGATGGTGACAG gggaggaggCGCAGCTGGCGCAGGAGAAGATGGAATCCCTGAGGATGCGGTACCTCATCGTGGGCCAGAGCAGCGCTGACACCATGCACCGTCTGGGGCAGACCCTGGAGGCCTCATCCCGCGTGGGCACTGCCCAGGAGGACCTGGCGCTCTGGCTGGGACGCATGGAGAAGGAGCTGGCCTCTTGGGACAGCCAGCACGGCGGCCAGGAGCCTCCAGTCAGCACGAGCGACAGGGAGAAG ttCGAGCAGATCCTGGGCTCCGAGCTCGCCCACCTGGCAGGGCTCGGCGAGCGGCTGGAGGCAGTCAGCCAGGTGCAGCTGGACGCGCAGGCGCTCCGCTCGCAGCTCTCGGACCAGAAG CTGCTCTCCGCTGAGATCCTGCACCACCGCGGGCTGGCGGAGCGGCTGCTGGGCATCGCGGACCCGCTGCTGCGGTCCTGCCCcgagcccctgcagcagcacctgcag CCCTCGGTGCAGGCGCTGCGGGAGCGCGCGGAGCAGCTCTTCGTGCGCAGCGGGGCCTGCGCCGTGCAGCTGGAGCACGCCCAGTCCCTGCTCGCCCAGTTTGCCGAGGCTCACGCCGAGCTCTTGCCGTGGCTGGAGGAGACGCAGGCTGTCGGGGTGCAGCTTTCCCCAAACGCCATCAGCTACGAGGCCTTCAaggagcagcaggcactgctgcag TGCCTGCGGGAGGCGATCGCGGAGCACCGGCCCCTGATGGGGAAGCTGCAGCGCGTCTCGGCGCAGCTGGTGGAGCTGAGCCCGGAGCAGGGCGCCCCATTCCAGCAGCGCTGGCAGGAGGCCGAGGAACAATACTGCCGTGTCCGCGAGCGTGTGCGCCAGGCGGCCGCTCTGCTGGAGGATGCGCTGCCGCGGTACAGCCAG CTGACCGAGCGCATGGACCTGCTGCTGGAGTGCCTGGAGCGGCTGCAGAGCCGCCTGCAAAGCCAGCCGTCTGTCCGCGGAGACACGGCCCACCTTCGGGAGCAGATCCGTGAGAACAGCCTGGCCCTGGGCGAGCTGGAGAAGCTGGGGGTGGCACTGGAGACCGTGCAGGCACAGGGCGCCGAGCTGCTGGCCAGCATGCAGGCAGCCAACTCTGACGCTGCTGCCAGAG GGATCCAGGAGCGGACGTCGCAGCTGCTGTCCCAGTGGGGCCGCCTGCGGGGCTGCTGCGAGGAGCAGGAGCGCCGGCTGCGGGAGCTGCTGGCGCTGGCCGACCGCTTCTGGCACAGCCTCTCGGAGCTGGCCCTGACGCTGAGCGACacccagcagctggtgctgggcctggaggaggctggtggCGAGCCCGAGGCTGTCCGCACACGGCTCCGCACCATGCAG GCACTGCGGGAGGAGATCGACTCGCTGCAGGGTGAGCTGGACACGCTGGGCATCCTGGGCGTGGAGCTGATGTCCTCCTGTGGGGACCCTGACAAGCCCGATGTCACCAAGAGCCTGGATGAT CTCTACTCCTCCTGGCACAGCCTGAACAAGGTGTGGACGGAGCGCTACGCCCGCCTCgaggagcagctccaggcctCCGTCAGCTACCAAGAGACCATGCAG CGGCTGTTCGAGTGGCTGGACACGGCTGAGCTGCGCATCGCAGAGGAGTTCCTCGTCGGTGGGGACCTGGAcatggtgcagcagcagctggcggAGCTGAAG GAGTTCAAGCGGGAGCTCTACCAGTGCAAGGTGGACGTGGAGAGCCTACGGCACCAGGCTGGCCCaggggggcaggggcagggggaccCCCCGGCCCCACTCAGCGACTTCCGCCAGCGCTGGGACCGCCTGGAGGAGGAGATCGTCAGCCGCCAG CAccagctggaggcagctctgctgggcctGGGGCAGTTCCAGCaccagctggaggagctgctgcagtggcTGTCCCATACCtcggagcagctgcagggcccCACGCTGCTGCGCCTCGACCTGCAGAGCTGCGAGATCGAGCTGGCCAAGCACAAG GTGCTGCGGAACGACGTGATGTCCCACGCCCGCACCGTGCAGTCCGTCAATGAGGCCGGGCAGGgcttgctgctctccagcctgggGGACAGCGTGGAGGGGCTGCAgcgcagcctgcagcagctcaacCAGCGCTGGGACGTGGTGCAGAGCGAGACCGAGAGCcgccagctggagctggagaacaACCTCAGccag gtgcaggacatCACGCTGGAGATCACGGAGCTGCTGCAGTGGCTGGAGCACgtggagctgcagctcttcTTCTCCAAGCCGGCGTGGGGCCATCCAGACACCACCAAAGAGAAGCTCGCCGCTCACCTC gagctgtgcaaggAGATGGAGTCCAAGCAGGAGACGTACAACGCCGTGCGGGACCGTCTGCAGcggctgctgggctcctgccgCGCTGCACGGCCCTGCAGCACCGAGCACAGCCTGCGCATCCTGGAGCAGAAGTGGGAGAGCGTCCACGCTGAGGCACAGGAGAGGAAG GAGCGCCTGGCCGAGGGGCTGACCGTCACCACTGAGTTTCACGGCAccatgcaggagctgctgcgCTGGGTGGCACATGCAGAGGAGCTCCTCGGCTCCCCCGCGCCCCCCAGCTTCATCCTGGACACTGTCACCGTGCAGATCCAGGAGCACAAG GCCCTGGTGAAGGAGGCAAACGCCCACGGGGAAAAGCTGAGCAGCCTGGAGGCCGTCGCGTCACGCTTGAAAGACTTCAGCAGGAAGCAGGACGGAGCCGTGATCCAGAACCTCGTGCTGACAGCCAAGGAGCGGCTGGGCAAGGTGCTGCAGCACACGGCAGAGCGTGGGGCGGCTCTGGAGGAGGCCCGCAAGCGCACCAAGCAGGTACCCGGCCGAGGTGGCGGGGGCacaggccctgcaggga GCTGTGCCGCGCTGCCCGTGGCTCGTGCTGTGGC GCGGCACTGTGCGCCCTGCACAagtcccctctccctgctgcagttCAGCGAGTCCCGGCGGCTGCTCTTGGACTGGATGGACGAAGCAGAGCAGGCCCTGGAGGTGCCGCAAGACACGGCCACGAGCCAGGAGGAGATCAAGTGCCAGCTGGCTGAGCACAAG GCTTTCCAGAGGGAGCTGCGCTCGAAGCGGCCGGTGTACGAGGCCACGCTACGGAGCGGGAGGGCCCTGCGGGAGAGAGCCCGGCTCCCTGAGGACCTGCAGccgctggaggagctgctgggggagctgaaGGAACGCTGGGACGCGCTGTGCAGCCGGGCTGCCGAGAG GCAGCACAAGCTGGAGGAGAACCTGCTCTTCTCAGGCAAGTTCACCGATGCGCTGCAGGCTCTCATGGACTGGTTGTACCGTGCTGAGCCGCAGCTCAGTGAGGACGTGCCCGTTGGAGGGGACCGGGACCTGGTCAGTGACCTGATGGACAAGCATAAG GTCTTCCAGAAGGAGCTGGGCAAGCGAGCCAGCTGCATCAAGATGCTGAAGCGCTCGGTGCGGGACCTGACCcgcggcagcagcagcgtggaCTCCCAGtggctgcagaagcagatgGAGGAGCTGAGCACGCGGTGGGACCTGGTCTGCAAGCTCTCCGTCTCCAAGCAGGCCCGGCTGGAGGCTGCGCTCCGGCAG GCAAAGGAGTTTCACACCCTGGTGCAGTCCTTCCTGGGGCGCCTCTCCGAGTCAGAGAAGACCCTCAAGTACGGTGTCTTCCCCGAGGAGGAAGCGGCTGTGCAGGAGTGCCAGAACCAGCTGCAG GAGCTGATGAAGtccctgcagtgccagcagctggagctggagtgcATCACCTCGCTGGGGGAGGAGATCCTCTCCACCTGCCACCCAGACTCCATCATCACCATCAAGTCCTGGGTCACCGTCGCCAAGAGCCGCTTCCAGGAG gtgctgagctgggcGCAGCAGCAGGGCGAGAGGCTGCAAGCCCAGCGGGCCAGCCTGGCGGCCGAGCGGGAGGAGATGGCCCAGCTCGTCGACTGGATCACGGCCGCCGAGGAGGCGCTGAGCCTGCGGGACCAGGAGCCGCTGCCGGAGGAggctgagcagctggaggagctcaATGCCCAGCACGCG GTGTTCATGGAAGAGCTGAACCGCAAGCAGCCTGATGTGGAGAAGGTCACCAAGAGCTGCAAGCAGAAGCTGGCCACTGAGCTGGGGCCGCCAGCCGCCCGCAGACTGGCCACACGTAAGAGCCCGTTTGCCCCCGAGCTGCGCCCCGGGCCCCTGGCCGTGCCCTCACCCCTGTCTCCGCTGGCTGCAGGGCGCCGCAGTGTGGGGAAGGCACAGGGTGCTCCGGCGGTGCCACTAGGGGGGCTGGAGCCCCAGACGCCCCTCAtggcccagctcctgcaccgctggcagcagctctggctcctGGCTCTGGACAGGCAGTACCGGCTGGAGACGGCCCTGCAGCGCCTGCGGGAG CTGGAGGAGTTTGCTCACTTCGACTTCGGGGTCTGGAGAAAGCGTTACATGCAGTGGATCGGCCAAATGAAGTCCCGTGTCCTGGATGTTTTCCGTGGCATCGACAGGGACCAGGATGGGCGCATCAGCCAGCGGGAGTTCATCGAGAGCGTCCTCTCCTCCA AGTTCCCCACCAACGTCCTGGAGATGAACGCCGTGGCGAGCATCTTTGACATGAACGGTGATGGCTTCATTGACTACTACGAATTCGTCAGCACCCTGCACCCCAACCGGGACCCGCTGCGCCGGACTGCGGATGCCGACCAGATCCAGGACGAG GTGAACAGGCAGGTGGCCCAGTGCAACTGTGCCAAGCGCTTCCAGGTGGAGCAGATCAGCGCCAACAGGTACCGG TTTGGGGAGTCTCAGCAGCTGCGGATGGTGCGGATCCTGCGCAGCACCCTGATGGTGCGGGTTGGCGGGGGCTGGATTGCGCTGGATGAGTTCCTGGTCAAGAACGACCCCTGCAGAG TGAAGGGCAGGACCAACCTGAAGATCAACGAGAAGTACCTGTCCCCAGATGCCTTCGGGGCCACCGCAGCCAAGTGCGCGGGGAACCAGTCAGCCCCCTCCTCCAAAGTGCTGTCCCCCAGCCGCTCCAACTCCAGCCTCAGCCTCTACAGCAGCgcctcagcccccagcagccccctggccAGGAAG tcGGTGCTGCGGAGGACGCGCTCTGGGGACCGGTGCCCCCGCTCCCGTGGCTCCCTGCTGCCCGACGGGGCCGAGCTGCAGTTCACCGCGGCCGAGGAGAGCCCGGATGTGGCACCCCCAG AGCCGCCTGAGGGGTCCCCCCCCAGagcgctgcagcccctgccGCTGAGCTCCCCCAGCCACCCGCCCTGCGCCCAGCACCCTTGGCCGGCCCCACTCAGGACTCTTCTCCCCGGAGGCCGCCCGCCACGGGGCTGGAGGATGGCGAAGCTGCAGCCGTGCGCCCCACGGGTCTCCGGGCCGAGGGTAGCCGCCCTGCGCGCTCTGGTACTGCGCTGTGGCCCTCCGAGTGGGTGCCCACCGGCAAGGGCTGAGCTGTCTGTCCATCACTGA